One window of the Equus quagga isolate Etosha38 unplaced genomic scaffold, UCLA_HA_Equagga_1.0 203_RagTag, whole genome shotgun sequence genome contains the following:
- the LOC124233459 gene encoding glutamate formimidoyltransferase-like — translation MSSSRLGLRLAACLLNISEARRKNIVENIAKAALLEKNGQKHPEVSVLNIFSDRDYNRSVITIAASVDDLGNSVLAACLEAFQSINMELQEGVHPCLGAVDLIPIYPLSGVSVEECGAVARSLAESLLLRAPGCSLFLFGEADLPEKRTLVQRRKQLGWFTRRDFSALEPDLGAAPARRCGLTGIGASPYVMNCNVTIDSQDLAVGKEIAAAIRGSSVNGLKGIQAMAFPHEGKIEIACNVESFEDQEATETSEESQYMAFSVLGDHFSYVSPHYIEAQVKKLASDRGIGTIGRALIGFTPQECKNCAEYAIKESIGEFWRIRGGVFM, via the exons ATGTCTTCCTCCAGACTGGGGCTTCGTTTGGCTGCCTGTTTACTAAACATttcagaagccagaagaaaaaacattgtTGAGAACATAGCAAAAGCAGCTCTTCTTGAAAAAAATG GACAGAAACACCCTGAAGTATCCGTGCTCAATATATTTTCTGATCGAGACTACAACAGATCGGTCATTACAATAGCAGCTTCTGTTGATGACTTAG gCAATTCTGTTCTGGCTGCCTGCTTGGAGGCCTTCCAGTCCATCAATATGGAGCTTCAAGAGGGGGTCCACCCTTGTCTGGGAGCGGTGGACCTGATTCCAATCTACCCTTTGTCTGGTGTCAGTGTGGAAGAGTGTGGAGCCGTGGCCAGAA GCCTTGCTGAGAGTCTGCTGCTGCGCGCGCCCGGCTGCAGCCTGTTTCTCTTTGGGGAGGCCGACCTGCCTGAGAAGCGCACTCTCGTCCAGAGAAGGAAGCAGTTGGGCTGGTTCACGAGGAGGGATTTCAGCGCTCTGGAACCCGACCTGGGAGCTGCGCCTGCCAGGAGATGTGGTTTAACAG GCATTGGCGCTAGCCCGTATGTGATGAACTGCAATGTTACCATAGACTCTCAAGACTTGGCTGTGGGAAAAGAGATTGCTGCTGCCATTCGGGGCTCAAGTGTGAATGGATTGAAGGGCATCCAAGCGATGGCTTTTCCTCATGAAGGGAAAATTGAGATAGCTTGCAACGTAGAGAGTTTTGAAGATCAAGAAGCTACAGAAACCTCAGAAGAATCTCAATACATGGCCTTCAGTGTCCTTGGGGACCATTTTTCTTATGTATCTCCTCATTACATAGAAGCTCAGGTTAAAAAGTTGGCGAGTGATCGGGGAATTGGTACCATAGGGAGAGCATTAATTGGATTTACACCCCAAGAATGCAAGAACTGTGCCGAATATGCTATAAAGGAAAGTATTGGAGAATTCTGGAGGATACGAGGAGGTGTTTTCATGTGA